A genome region from Gossypium hirsutum isolate 1008001.06 chromosome A04, Gossypium_hirsutum_v2.1, whole genome shotgun sequence includes the following:
- the LOC107955901 gene encoding poly [ADP-ribose] polymerase 1, whose translation MMFGALGKCPMCSGCLRFSGGKYRCHGYISAWSKCSYSTCEPERLKGKWKVPDETNNEFLSKWFKSQKIKKPARILPPASASSSQAANGQSQTSNVESLANLKVSIVGLPKESLEEWKGKIKEAGGMVHAKIKTDTNCLVVSGDSEGHDAERRKARRMRLPIVREDYLVDCFKKQNKLPFDLYKVEAIGEASSMVTVKVKGRSAVHEASGLQDSCHILEDSGSIYNTTLNLSDLSTGVNSYYILQIIQEDKGSGCYVFRKWGRVGNEKIGGSKLEEMPKSDAISEFKRLFLEKTGNSWEAGEKKQNFQKQPGRFFPLDIDYGVNKQVLEKKHTDADSQLPPPLLELVKMLFNVETYRAAMMEFEINMSEIPLGKLSKSNIQKGFEALTEIQNLLNSDASDPSLKESFIVDASNRFFTVIPSIHPHVIRDEDDFKAKVKMLEALQGIEIASRLVGFDVDNDDSLDEKYKKLHCDITPLPHDSEDFQLIEKYLLTTHAPTHTDWKLELEEVFSLEREGELDKFAPFREKLSNRMLLWHGSRLTNFVGILSQGLRIAPPEAPATGYMFGKGVYFADLVSKSAQYCFTDRKNPVGLMLLSEVALGEVYELTKAKYIEKLPKGKHSTKGLGKKVPKRSDFVKWKDDIIVPCSKPVPSSVKESELMYNEYIVYNTSQVKIQFLLKVRFHHKR comes from the exons ATGATGTTTGGAGCACTTGGTAAATGCCCAATGTGTTCTGGTTGTCTTCGCTTTTCTGGAGGCAAATATCGCTGCCATGGCTACATTTCAGCATGGAGCAAGTGTTCTTACTCTACTTGTGAACCTGAACGTCTTAAAGGGAAATGGAAAGTACCAGATGAAACAAATAATGAATTTCTTAGCAAG TGGtttaaatcacaaaaaattaaaaaacctgCTCGCATCCTGCCTCCAGCTTCTGCTTCTTCAAGTCAAGCTGCTAATGGCCAATCTCAAACTTCAAATGTTGAAAGCTTGGCAaatttgaaagtttccattgttggaTTGCCTAAGGAGTCTTTG GAAGAGTGGAAGGGAAAAATCAAGGAAGCAGGTGGTATGGTTCATGCCAAGATCAAGACTG ATACAAATTGCTTGGTTGTGAGTGGGGACTCGGAGGGTCATGATGCTGAGAGGAGGAAGGCAAG GAGAATGAGATTGCCAATTGTTAGGGAGGACTATCTTGTAGATTGTTTTAAAAAACAGAATAAGCTTCCTTTTGATTTGTACAAAGTTGAAGCCATCGGTGAGGCCTCTAGCATGGTCACTGTCAAAGTAAAAGGACGAAGTGCTGTGCATGAAGCCTCTGGTCTGCAAGATTCATGTCATATACTTGAGGACAGTGGAAGTATATATAACACAACTCTGAACTTGTCCGACTTATCAACCGGTGTTAACAG TTACTACATCCTCCAAATAATCCAAGAAGATAAAGGGTCTGGTTGTTATGTATTCCGTAAATGGGGTCGTGTTGGGAATGAAAAAATTGGCGGAAGCAAATTGGAAGAGATGCCAAAATCAGATGCAATCTCTGAATTCAAACGTTTATTTCTAGAGAAAACTGGGAACTCATGGGAGGCAggggaaaagaaacaaaatttcCAGAAACAGCCTGGCAGATTTTTCCCATTGGATATT GATTATGGAGTTAACAAACAGGTGTTAGAAAAGAAGCACACTGATGCAGATAGTCAACTTCCTCCTCCCTTGCTTGAATTGGTGAAGATGCTTTTTAATGTGGAAACATACAG GGCCGCAATGATGGAGTTTGAGATTAATATGTCGGAAATTCCCCTTGGAAAGCTAAGCAAAAGCAATATTCAGAAAG GTTTTGAGGCATTAACAGAGATACAAAATCTATTGAATAGTGATGCTTCTGATCCTTCTCTCAAAGAAAGCTTTATTGTTGATGCCAGCAATAGATTTTTTACTGTTATTCCTTCTATCCATCCACATGTCATAAGGGATGAAGATGATTTTAAGGCAAAG GTGAAAATGTTGGAAGCTCTTCAAGGCATTGAAATAGCCTCAAGACTAGTAGGTTTTGATGTTGACAATGATGACTCCCTTGATGAAAAATATAAGAAACTCCATTGTGATATTACTCCCCTTCCTCATGATAGTGAAGATTTTCAGTTGATTGAGAAATATCTCCTTACCACTCATGCCCCTACTCATACT GATTGGAAGCTTGAATTGGAAGAAGTATTCTCACTTGAAAGAGAAGGAGAACTTGATAAGTTTGCTCCTTTCAGAGAAAAGCTTAGTAACAGAATGCTTCTCTGGCATG GTTCTCGGTTGACAAATTTTGTAGGGATACTTAGCCAGGGACTAAGAATAGCTCCTCCAGAAGCTCCAGCGACTGGCTATATG TTTGGCAAGGGGGTCTATTTTGCTGATTTGGTCAGTAAGAGTGCTCAGTATTGCTTTACAGATAGGAAAAATCCCGTGGGCCTCATGCTTCTCAGCGAAGTTGCTTTAGGGGAGGTCTATGAACTAACAAAGGCCAAG TATATAGAAAAACTACCAAAAGGAAAGCACTCAACGAAAGGGCTCGGAAAGAAAGTACCTAAGAGGTCTGACTTTGTAAAGTGGAAGGATGACATTATTGTTCCTTGTAGCAAACCGGTTCCATCCAGTGTGAAGGAATCTGAGCTGATGTATAATGAATACATTGTTTATAACACTTCTCAA GTTAAGATACAGTTCCTGTTGAAAGTGAGGTTTCATCACAAGAGGTGA